In Candidatus Rokuibacteriota bacterium, the genomic window GTACGGATACATAGCGGGAAGCTGACTGCTTGCCGCGAAGGCAACGATCCGACTTCGGTTATTGACAAGCACCGGGTCGGCTATCACAAGGAGAGCGCCAGCCCGCTCTTTCTTTATCGCTGAGAATGCGCCGTCGAGGTCGTTGGGGCCTCGTGCCTCGACGATGCGAAGCTGTACCCCCAGCGAGCGGGCCGCCCGTTCGGTCTCCCTTAAAGAACCAGCGGTAGGTGGATTCGCCGGATTGGCGAGCACCACTACATGGGTAAGCTCGGGAACGGCCTCCTTGAGCAGCTCGAGCTGCTTGCCGCTCATCTCGGGGCCGGGGGACGAACTCAACCCCGTCACGTTCCCGCCTGGCCGCGCGAGGCTGGCGACAAGCCCGGAACCAACAGGGTCGCCAGATGCCACTGTAATGATCGGTATCGTCTGGGTCGCTTTCTTGGCCACCAAGGCGTCCGGTGTACCGACGGCGACGATGACGTCCACCTTGAGGCGGACCAGTTCAGCTGCCAAGTCGGGGAGCCGGTCTGCTTTGCCCGCCGCATACCGAACCTCAATGGTGATGTTCTGGCCCTCAATATACCCAAGCTCCCGCAGCCCTTTCCGGAAGCCTTCATGGGTGTCCGGCGCAGAGGCGATACTCAGATAACCGATCCGAGGCATTTTCTTCGTCTGCTGCGCGTCGGCGGAGAGCGGCGGGGAGAAGAGGCCGAGGGCGAGGGTGAGAGTGAGCGCGATAGCTCTGACCCTCATGTGCGCCCCGCCGCCTCGGCCCCACCTCATTCGATTACCTTGTCCGCCCGGAACAGTACGGACTGCGGGATCGTGAGGCCGAGGGCCTTGGCCCGCTTGAGATTGACCAACAATTCGTACCTGGTCGGCTGCTCGACCGGCAAGTCGGCAGGTTTGGCACCTTTCAAAACCTTGTCCACATAGGTGGCGGCGCGGATATAGTTATCGCGGATTTTCGGCCCATAGCACATCAGCGCCCCCATCTCCACAGCCTCTCTGAGTGCGTAAATGTCGGGCAGCCGGTGCTTCGCCGCCAGGTCGACAATCTGGCGCAGATGCGTGAAGATCAAGGGCGATCCGTATACCAAGAGCGCCTGGGCGCGCTGCCGGACCATGGCAGCAAACGCGTTCTCGAAATCGGTCGGCCCTCGGACCTCCACATGCTCGATCGTCAGGCCTAGCCTGGGCGCGACGGCTTCGGCTTCCTTCCGGTAGATGGCGATTCCTGGTAGGCCAGGATCGATCAGGCCGCCGACCCGCGAAAGCTTTGGAACGACTTCCTTCAGGAACTCCAGCTTCTTGCCGGCTATCCCCGGGTCGAGATCGTAGCTCAACCCCGTGATGTTCCCCCCCGGCCGTGCCAGGCTCGCGATGAGCCCCTGGCCGACCGGATCGATCGCAATCACCATCACAATGGGGATCGTCGTGGTGGCTTGCTTGGCAGCACGGATGTCGGCATTGCCCACCGCCACGACGACGTCCACCTTGCTCCGGACCAGCTCGGCGGCTAGCTCGGGGAGCCTTTCGTATCTTCCCTCCGCATATCGCCTCTCTATGACAACGTTCTGGCCCTCACTCCATCCCAGTTCGCCGAGGCCTTGACCGAAGGCTGCCAAGCGGTCGGCGACTGCGGATACAGACGCCCCACTCAGCACCCCAATCCGCGCGACCTTCGCCGGCTGCTGCGCGTCCGCAGAGAGCGGCGCCGCGAGGCTACCGAGGACGAGGGTGGCGACGAACGCGGCGGTCCTGAGCCTCATGGTGATCTCCTCGCCTCAGCGAGGCTCGTGAATCAGCTCAGGGCCAAAGGGACGCCGGGACCAGCTCCAGGTCGGGGAATGGCGGGAGCGAGACCGGCTCTGCTCCACTCACACGCGCGATGAGCTGGTACGCGCCTCCG contains:
- a CDS encoding ABC transporter substrate-binding protein, producing the protein MRVRAIALTLTLALGLFSPPLSADAQQTKKMPRIGYLSIASAPDTHEGFRKGLRELGYIEGQNITIEVRYAAGKADRLPDLAAELVRLKVDVIVAVGTPDALVAKKATQTIPIITVASGDPVGSGLVASLARPGGNVTGLSSSPGPEMSGKQLELLKEAVPELTHVVVLANPANPPTAGSLRETERAARSLGVQLRIVEARGPNDLDGAFSAIKKERAGALLVIADPVLVNNRSRIVAFAASSQLPAMYPY
- a CDS encoding ABC transporter substrate-binding protein; translation: MRLRTAAFVATLVLGSLAAPLSADAQQPAKVARIGVLSGASVSAVADRLAAFGQGLGELGWSEGQNVVIERRYAEGRYERLPELAAELVRSKVDVVVAVGNADIRAAKQATTTIPIVMVIAIDPVGQGLIASLARPGGNITGLSYDLDPGIAGKKLEFLKEVVPKLSRVGGLIDPGLPGIAIYRKEAEAVAPRLGLTIEHVEVRGPTDFENAFAAMVRQRAQALLVYGSPLIFTHLRQIVDLAAKHRLPDIYALREAVEMGALMCYGPKIRDNYIRAATYVDKVLKGAKPADLPVEQPTRYELLVNLKRAKALGLTIPQSVLFRADKVIE